TTGGTTTCCGCCTGACCTTTCCACTCTTCTTTGGTCTGGCCGTTATCGAGCTGTTTGTCGATCCACGGGATCAGACCGCCTGCCAGCGGAACACCGAAGTTATCGGTCGGCAATGTGCCGCTGCGGGTCAGCGCAGTGACGTTACGTTCGATATCCAGAATCGCCGATGCCGGGTTTTCCAGCTCTTTCGCCACGCTGTTATGCAGCATGCCCATCTGGGTCAGCAGTTCACGCATGTGACGCGCGCCGCCGCCGGATGCCGCCTGATAGGTGGCGACAGATGCCCATTCGATAAGGTCATTGGCGAACAGGCCGCCGAGCGACATCAGCATCAGGCTGACGGTACAGTTACCGCCCACAAAGGTTTTGATACCTTTGTCGATACCCTGATGGATCACGGCGCTGTTGACCGGGTCGAGGATGATTATCGCGTCATCTTCCATTCTCAGAGAGGAAGCTGCGTCAATCCAGTAGCCGGACCAACCGATTTCACGCAGCTTAGGATAGATTTCATTGGTATAATCGCCGCCCTGACAGGTGATGATAATGTCCAGCGCACTCAGTGCGTCCAGATCATAGGCATCCTGCAAGGTCCCAGACTGACCCGTGAAAGAAGGCGCGGCCTGACCGTGCTGAGAGGTGGAGAAGAATACCGGACGGATAGCGTCGAAATCGCGTTCTTCAATCATGCGTTGCATGAGTACAGAACCAACCATTCCACGCCAGCCAACGAAACCTACATTTTTCATAATATCTGTCCTGCCCTGAGGGTGATAACTGCTTAAAACAGCCTGAACGCGCGTTTGCACTAAGCGAGTGCCTGTTTTGATGCACTGTGCCCCGTTAACGCGCGGGTCTACCACCTTACAAAATGTAGTAGAAGTGGCAAGTGAATTTAATCAATAGTGCAGCCTTTAATAGCAGCGCAACTTATAACAGGCATTTTTTCTGAGGTAGTTATGACCGAAATGATTTCAGCAACCATTTTGCTGTTTTTAATTATGGATCCGCTGGGCAACTTACCGATTTTTATGTCGGTCTTAAAACATCTCGACCCGAAACGTCGCAGAGTGGTGCTGATCCGCGAAATGCTGATCGCGCTTATCCTGATGCTGATTTTCCTGTTCGCCGGTGAAAAAATCCTGTCGTTCCTGAATCTGCGCACCGAAACCGTGTCGATTTCCGGCGGTATCATTCTGTTCCTGATTGCTATCAAAATGATTTTCCCGTCGGAAGAGAAAAGCAGCAGCGGCCTGCCTGCCGGTGAAGAACCCTTCCTCGTGCCGATGGCGATCCCGCTGGTGGCCGGTCCGTCGATTCTCGCCACGCTGATGCTGCTTTCGCACCAGTATCCGAATCAGATGAGCCATTTAACGCTGGCCCTGTTCATCGCCTGGGGCCTGTCGATGGCCATTCTTCTACTGTCGAATTTGTTCCTGCGACTGCTCGGCGACAAAGGCGTCAGCGCCCTCGAACGCCTGATGGGCCTGATTCTGGTCATGCTCTCGACGCAGATGTTCCTCGATGGAATCAGGGCGTATTTGAAGATTTAGTGGGTTATTAAATAGACAAAATATACCTACTTGGGTATATTTGATTTGATGTTCACGGAAGAGAACTCATATGAAAACGCTTTACTGGATTGGAAGCAGCAGAAAGGATTTGGCTTCATTGCCGGAAGATATTCAGGATTCTTTCGGATATGCACTTCATCTTGCGCAGACTGGCAGTAAACATAGTCACGCAAAACCTCTGAAGGGCTACAAAGGTGCCGGCGTTCTGGAAGTGGTGGAAGACTATATCGGTGATACCTATCGCGCGGTTTACACAGTAAAAATAGCCGCTGCGGTTTATGTCCTTCACGTGTTTCAGAAGAAATCCTCCAGTGGAATTTCAACGCCAAAACCCGATATTGAAAAGATAAACGCACGTCTGAAAATTGCTGAAACTCATGCAAGAGGACTGGAATATGAATAAAGATAGCGAAGTTCTAATCGAGACCAGCAGCGGAAATGTATACGCCGATTTGGGCTTACCCGATGCTCAGGAAATGCTGGTCAAAGCTCAGCTTGCTCAGAAGATCAGCGAGCTGATGCAAAACCGACGCTTAACACAGGTTGCTGCCGCTAAGCTTTTCGGTATGACCCAGCCAAAGGTATCAGCTTTGCTTCGCGGACAATTTCGTGGGATCAGCGAAGCCAAGATGATTGATTGCCTGAATAAACTGGGCCGGGATGTAGAAATTGTTATCGCCGAATCCCGTCAGCAGACAGGTTCGCTCAGAGTTGTCTTTGCGTAAAAACTGTTGAAAGCCATAAATATGAAAACGAAAAAGGCGAGCCACGCGGCTCGCCTTTTTTATGCTAACAATCTGTCGTCAGACGACCATCGACAGCAACAGACATCCGCCCAGACCACACAGGGAGATGATGGTTTCCAGCACGGACCAGGATTTGAAGGTTTCGACAATGCTCAGGTTGAAGTACTCCTTGAACAACCAGAAACCCGGATCGTTGACGTGTGAGAAAATCACGCTGCCGGAACCGACGGCGATCACCATCAGTTCAGGGCTGACGCCGGTGGTCGCGATCAGTGGCGCAGCAATGCCGCCCGCGGTAATCGCGGCAACGGTGGCAGAACCCAGTGCGATACGCAGCACTGCCGCAATTGACCACGCCAGCAGGATTGGCGAAAGGTTGCTGCCGTGCATCAGGGCGGCGATGTATTTTTCAATACCGCTGTCTACCAGCACCTGTTTGAACGCGCCGCCACCGCCGATGATTAACAACATCATGGCGATGATTTTGATGGAATCGCTGACGGTTGCCATCACTTCATCCATCTTACGACCGCGGTTCAGGCCGAAGGTGAAGATAGCGATGAGTACCGCAATCAGCGTGGCCATTACCGGATCGCCAAAGAACTCAGCGTAAGCCAGTACCGGATGGCCTTTCGGCAAGATCATTTCGCAGACGGCGCGGAATGCCATCAGAATAACCGGCACCAGGGACGTCGCCACGCTGACACCAAAGCCCGGCATCTCTTCTTCCGTGAAGGTTTTCGGGTTGAACAGGCCTTCCGGAACCGGTTTGTCGATCCCTTTCAGGAAACGCGCATAAACCGGACCCGCCAGAATGACCGTCGGCACCGCCAGCAGTGAGCCATACAGCAGGGTTTTGCCCATATCCGCATGGAAAATGGTGGCAATCGCTGTCGGGCCAGGGTGCGGAGGCAGGAAACCGTGCGTCACGGACAATGCAGCCGCCATCGGCACACCGACATACAGCAGTGGCAGACGCGCCGCCGCCGCCACGGTAAATACCAGTGGCAGCATCAGCACGAAGCCGACTTCATAGAACAGCGCAAAACCGACGATAAAACCAGTCAGCACAATCGCCCACTGAATGTGTTCACGGCCAAACTTTTCGATAAGCGTGGTCGCGATGCGCTGCGCACCGCCGCAGTCCGCCAGCATTTTTCCGAGCATGGCACCGAAGCCCATGATCAGCGCCAGACTGCCGAGCGTGCCGCCTACCCCGTTTTTGATCGACGTGATGACTTTGTCGACCGGCATTCCCTGCATGATACCCACCGCCAGCGCGACCAGGATCAGTGCAATGAAGCCATTAAGCTTAAATCGGATCATAAGTAACAACAGCAGTGCGACACCCACCGCTACAATAACTAATGGCATATTCTTTCCCCTCATGCTGTCACTGCGGTATGGCTAAAAACCGGGTGACGCATTGTTTTTAATTTTCAACATGTTGTAGGAATTAACAGTGCAACGGGTACAGACCGCGACCGCTAAAACAGCAGTGCATTCCTTTGTGATATTAGTCACATCTCCATTTGTTACCGGTATCATGATACCGGTAACATGCTAATATTAGGACTCACTGCGCAGTCAAAATGTTCATTTTGGGATAGAGATCATACTTATGGCAGGACAAAGCATCATTCTGATGGGCGTGTCAGGCAGCGGTAAATCCACCGTCGGCGCGGCACTGGCCCGTGAAATTAACGCGAAATTTATCGACGGCGATGATCTTCATCCCCGCGCCAATATCCAGAAAATGGCCAGCGGCACGCCACTCAACGACGACGACCGTGCGCCGTGGTTATTGCGCCTGAACGACGCGGCTTACAGCCTGCGCCATAAAAATGAAACCGGCATTATTGTCTGTTCTGCGCTGAAACGCCGCTACCGCGACGCGCTGCGTAAAGACAACGAAGGCATGGTGTTCATCTACATGAAAGGCAGTTTTGACGTGATTGCCGACCGCCTGAAAGCCCGCGCCGGACACTTTATGCCGACCGATTTACTGCGCAGCCAGTTCGATGCCCTCGAAGAACCGGGCGATGATGAACCGGATGTGTTGCGCGTGAATATCGATCACAAGTTTGAAGGTGTGGTGGATCGTTGTATTGCAGCACTGAAGACAGTACAGAAGTAAGACTTTCTCCTCCCCCTGCGAAGGGGGAGGTCGGGAGGGGGTTTTAATGGCAGCGCTGTCATCTGCAAAACCCACACCCCATCCCAGCCTTCCCCTCGTGAGAGGGGAAGGAGTAAAAGATCAGATACTTCCACCCGCAGATATCGTAAATCCGACATCCACCATTCTCGGCACCACTTCTTCGCCGCGTAATCTCGCCAGCAGGCGTTCGGCGGAAATCTGCCCCATTCTTTCGCGCGGCGTGAGTACGCTTGCCAGCGGCGGTTCCATCGCCTGTCCCATGTTGTGACCGTGGAAACCAGCAATCGCCATTTGTGACGGGATTTTCAGTCCCTGACGCTGGCATTCAAAGAATGCGCCCGCCGCCAGGTCATCGTTGGTGCAGAAAATACTGTCGATTTTCGGCCAGTCTTTTTGCGCCTGACGCAGTAATTCCGCGCCCGCGCTGTAACTCGAGGAGCGGCTGGTCATCACGCTGTAAGGCTCCAGCCCGGATTCGCGCATCGCCTGCTCGTAACCTTGCTGTTTGATAATCGTACGTTCGTCCTGACGCGCGCCGAAATACACCACATGCCGATGGCCGCGGGCGATAATTTGCTGGGTCATTTGGCGGGCGGCCTCAAAGTTGTTGAACCCGACCGCCAGATCGACGCACGGCGATACGCAGTCCATCATTTCCACCACCGGAATACCGGCCACTTCAATCATCTTCAGCGTACGCGCCGTGTGATGGCGTTCGGACAAAATCAGCCCGTCGATATTGTAGGAAAGCAGCGAGGTCAGACGCTGTTCTTCGCGCTCCTGGCTGTAGCCGTAGTGCGCCAGCATAGTTTGATAGCCGTGGATATCGGTCACGCTTTCGATACCGCGCAGCACTTCGGCGAATACCTGGTTGGTCAGCGACGGCAGCAGCACACCGATGGCGCGGCTTTTCGCATTGGAAAGAATATCCGGTGCGCGATTGGGGATGTAACCCAGCTCATCGAGCGCCGCAGAAATCTTTTCCTGCAACGCACCGGAAACCTGTTCAGGATTGCGCAAATAACGGCTGACCGTCATTTTGGTGACGCCCACCTTGTCGGCAACATCCTGGAGTACGGGTCTTTTTTTCTTGATATTCATCAATGAGATGGTGCCGCTGAAAAGGTTAAGGGATCAGAGTGTGATGTTAGCAAACAATCGCGCAGGCGGATATCCGTTGCTGCGCGACATGAGAGGTTTGTCAGGATGGCAGGGAAAGCTGACCGCGAACCGGTGCGCGGAGGTTTGCGGAAAACTGTCCGGTCAGTAACGCCATCGCACGTTGTGCCAGTGTTTCCAGCGGATAGGCAATTGCCGGAACGGCAGAAACACCCGGCGGCAGCGTGCTGTCGAGGCTGAATACCATCACATTTTCAGGCACGGCACGCCCGTGCTGTGCAAGCTGACGGAGTGCGTCCTGCGCGGTGGCATCGTCCGGCACCAGCAGCGCGTTGAACGGCACGTTCTGTGCCAGCAGTTGCGACAATGCCTGTCCGCCGCTGTGTACCAGCCGCCGGTCATAAGGCAGCAGGAATTTCTCCAGCGCGAGATGATATCCCTGCAAGATTTGCCCGGCAGTTTCATGACTCTCCGTATTGATCAGCGCAATCTGTCTGCGCCCTTGTTTGAGCACATACTGGCAGGCGGTTTCGGCCGCAAAGCTGCGGTCAAAATGAATACTGCGCGCTGAATCTGCATCCAGACAATCAATGGTGATGACGTTTTCAGGCAATGCCGGCAACGCAAATCGCGCGCCAATCACAATCATCGCATCGCACAGACCGCGCCCGATTTCATCCACGGAATGCGTGAGGCTTGCTGCGTCGGTGGCAAAGCGCAACAGCAAATATTTCTGATTCAGCCGCAGCTCTTTTTCCAGCGCGTGCAGATAACCGGTGGACTGGTTAATGTTTTCCGTCGCACAAATCACGCCGATACAGCCGGTAGACTGAGTCGACAGCGACTGCGCAATCACGCTCGGTTTGTATTGCAGTGTTTCCACCGCCTGCATTACGGCCAGGCGGCTTTCCTCTTTCACACCGCGGCTGCCACTCAAAACACGGGACACCGTCGCTTTCGACACCTTCGCCAGCCGCGAAACGTCGTTAATGTTTGCCATGTCTTTCCTTGTGTTAATCGAAACCGTTGTTTTTAGACACCGCCGCGAACCATTCGCCGCTTTTCTTCACTGTGCGTTTTTGGGTTTCCAGATCCAGCTGGATGAAACCATACCGGTTTTTATAGGCATTCATCCATGACCAGCAGTCAATAAATGTCCACATATGGTAGCCGAGACAGCCGCTGCCTTCCTGCAATGCCCGGTGCAACCATTTCAGATGCCCGCTGACGAACTCAATGCGGTAATCATCGTCAATCCGGCCATCCTTTTCGAAGCGCAGTTCATGCTCTACGCCCATGCCGTTTTCAGAAATGAAACAGCGCGGATTGCCGTAGTTTTCGCGCAAATTGGTGAGGATATCGTAAATGCCCTGCTCGTAGATTTCCCAGCCACGGTGCGGGTTCATTTTACGGCCCGGCATCACGTAGTTATCGAAAAACCATTCCGGCATAAACGGACTTTCCGGATTGACCATACTGTCGCGGCACTGAATACGGCGCGGCTGGTAATAGTTAATGCCGA
The Rahnella variigena genome window above contains:
- the asd gene encoding aspartate-semialdehyde dehydrogenase, producing MKNVGFVGWRGMVGSVLMQRMIEERDFDAIRPVFFSTSQHGQAAPSFTGQSGTLQDAYDLDALSALDIIITCQGGDYTNEIYPKLREIGWSGYWIDAASSLRMEDDAIIILDPVNSAVIHQGIDKGIKTFVGGNCTVSLMLMSLGGLFANDLIEWASVATYQAASGGGARHMRELLTQMGMLHNSVAKELENPASAILDIERNVTALTRSGTLPTDNFGVPLAGGLIPWIDKQLDNGQTKEEWKGQAETNKILGTSSIIPVDGLCVRIGALRCHSQAFTLKLKKDVSIPEIEQMLASHNDWVRVIPNDRELSMRELTPAAVTGTMNTPVGRLRKLNMGPQYLSAFTVGDQLLWGAAEPLRRMLRILL
- a CDS encoding YhgN family NAAT transporter; the protein is MTEMISATILLFLIMDPLGNLPIFMSVLKHLDPKRRRVVLIREMLIALILMLIFLFAGEKILSFLNLRTETVSISGGIILFLIAIKMIFPSEEKSSSGLPAGEEPFLVPMAIPLVAGPSILATLMLLSHQYPNQMSHLTLALFIAWGLSMAILLLSNLFLRLLGDKGVSALERLMGLILVMLSTQMFLDGIRAYLKI
- a CDS encoding type II toxin-antitoxin system RelE/ParE family toxin, whose amino-acid sequence is MKTLYWIGSSRKDLASLPEDIQDSFGYALHLAQTGSKHSHAKPLKGYKGAGVLEVVEDYIGDTYRAVYTVKIAAAVYVLHVFQKKSSSGISTPKPDIEKINARLKIAETHARGLEYE
- a CDS encoding helix-turn-helix domain-containing protein → MNKDSEVLIETSSGNVYADLGLPDAQEMLVKAQLAQKISELMQNRRLTQVAAAKLFGMTQPKVSALLRGQFRGISEAKMIDCLNKLGRDVEIVIAESRQQTGSLRVVFA
- the gntT gene encoding gluconate transporter, whose translation is MPLVIVAVGVALLLLLMIRFKLNGFIALILVALAVGIMQGMPVDKVITSIKNGVGGTLGSLALIMGFGAMLGKMLADCGGAQRIATTLIEKFGREHIQWAIVLTGFIVGFALFYEVGFVLMLPLVFTVAAAARLPLLYVGVPMAAALSVTHGFLPPHPGPTAIATIFHADMGKTLLYGSLLAVPTVILAGPVYARFLKGIDKPVPEGLFNPKTFTEEEMPGFGVSVATSLVPVILMAFRAVCEMILPKGHPVLAYAEFFGDPVMATLIAVLIAIFTFGLNRGRKMDEVMATVSDSIKIIAMMLLIIGGGGAFKQVLVDSGIEKYIAALMHGSNLSPILLAWSIAAVLRIALGSATVAAITAGGIAAPLIATTGVSPELMVIAVGSGSVIFSHVNDPGFWLFKEYFNLSIVETFKSWSVLETIISLCGLGGCLLLSMVV
- a CDS encoding gluconokinase, with the protein product MAGQSIILMGVSGSGKSTVGAALAREINAKFIDGDDLHPRANIQKMASGTPLNDDDRAPWLLRLNDAAYSLRHKNETGIIVCSALKRRYRDALRKDNEGMVFIYMKGSFDVIADRLKARAGHFMPTDLLRSQFDALEEPGDDEPDVLRVNIDHKFEGVVDRCIAALKTVQK
- the gntR gene encoding gluconate operon transcriptional repressor GntR, with translation MKKKRPVLQDVADKVGVTKMTVSRYLRNPEQVSGALQEKISAALDELGYIPNRAPDILSNAKSRAIGVLLPSLTNQVFAEVLRGIESVTDIHGYQTMLAHYGYSQEREEQRLTSLLSYNIDGLILSERHHTARTLKMIEVAGIPVVEMMDCVSPCVDLAVGFNNFEAARQMTQQIIARGHRHVVYFGARQDERTIIKQQGYEQAMRESGLEPYSVMTSRSSSYSAGAELLRQAQKDWPKIDSIFCTNDDLAAGAFFECQRQGLKIPSQMAIAGFHGHNMGQAMEPPLASVLTPRERMGQISAERLLARLRGEEVVPRMVDVGFTISAGGSI
- a CDS encoding LacI family DNA-binding transcriptional regulator — translated: MANINDVSRLAKVSKATVSRVLSGSRGVKEESRLAVMQAVETLQYKPSVIAQSLSTQSTGCIGVICATENINQSTGYLHALEKELRLNQKYLLLRFATDAASLTHSVDEIGRGLCDAMIVIGARFALPALPENVITIDCLDADSARSIHFDRSFAAETACQYVLKQGRRQIALINTESHETAGQILQGYHLALEKFLLPYDRRLVHSGGQALSQLLAQNVPFNALLVPDDATAQDALRQLAQHGRAVPENVMVFSLDSTLPPGVSAVPAIAYPLETLAQRAMALLTGQFSANLRAPVRGQLSLPS